In Streptomyces sp. NBC_00483, a single window of DNA contains:
- a CDS encoding ATP-binding cassette domain-containing protein → MSTSTHSGTGRVPLAVSTVGLRKSYGDKTVLDGIDLSIPAGSVFALLGPNGAGKTTTVRILSTLVDADGGQAQVAGHDVAGAPDGVRAAIGVTGQFAALDNMLTAEENLLLMADLLRLGKREGRKRAKELLERFGIADVAGNRAATFSGGMRRRLDLAMTLVGDPQIIFLDEPTTGLDPRSRRTMWETVRNLVAGGVTVFLTTQYLEEADQLADRIAVLDGGRIVAEGTADELKAQIPGSHVRLRFNDWAEYERAAEAFPGSARDDQELALRIAGDGDLAALRSLFDRLDATGVQAADFSVHTPDLDDVFLALTGDGTDANPLHVKETLR, encoded by the coding sequence ATGTCCACATCCACCCACAGTGGGACCGGACGGGTCCCGCTCGCCGTCTCCACCGTCGGCCTGCGCAAGTCCTACGGCGACAAGACCGTGCTCGACGGCATCGACCTGAGCATCCCCGCCGGTTCGGTCTTCGCCCTGCTCGGGCCCAACGGGGCCGGGAAGACGACGACCGTGCGGATCCTGTCCACGCTCGTCGACGCGGACGGCGGCCAGGCGCAGGTGGCCGGGCACGACGTCGCCGGAGCGCCGGACGGCGTCCGCGCCGCGATCGGGGTCACCGGGCAGTTCGCCGCGCTCGACAACATGCTCACCGCAGAGGAGAACCTGCTCCTCATGGCCGACCTGCTGCGGCTCGGCAAGCGCGAGGGCAGGAAACGGGCGAAGGAGCTGCTCGAGCGCTTCGGCATCGCGGATGTCGCGGGCAACCGCGCGGCCACCTTCTCCGGTGGCATGCGGCGCCGCCTCGACCTCGCCATGACGCTCGTCGGCGACCCGCAGATCATCTTCCTCGACGAGCCGACGACCGGGCTCGACCCGCGCAGCCGCCGCACCATGTGGGAGACCGTGCGGAACCTGGTCGCCGGCGGTGTCACCGTCTTCCTGACCACGCAATACCTCGAAGAGGCCGACCAGTTGGCCGACCGGATCGCCGTGCTCGACGGTGGCCGGATCGTCGCCGAGGGCACCGCCGACGAGCTCAAGGCGCAGATCCCCGGCAGCCACGTACGGCTGCGGTTCAACGACTGGGCCGAGTACGAGCGGGCAGCCGAGGCCTTCCCCGGTTCGGCCCGTGACGACCAGGAGCTCGCGCTGCGGATCGCGGGCGACGGCGACCTCGCCGCGCTGCGCTCCCTGTTCGACCGGCTGGACGCCACCGGTGTGCAGGCCGCCGACTTCTCCGTGCACACCCCCGACCTCGACGACGTGTTCCTCGCCCTGACCGGCGACGGCACCGACGCCAACCCGCTTCACGTCAAGGAGACCCTGCGATGA
- a CDS encoding toxin-antitoxin system HicB family antitoxin — translation MDLTPYVDTLHRELAVAAEAGGDEARELAERLTAPLESATRLTMLNVLSAAMDEITRDLAPGSVDVRLRGLDPEFVVTPQPRDTLAAPAEPLQAPAAPPVPETDEGGTARVNLRLPAHLKARAEEAASREGLSVNAWLVRAVSGAVDGGTGPRTTEKSRTVGQSFTGWVR, via the coding sequence ATGGACCTCACGCCCTACGTCGACACCCTGCACCGCGAGCTCGCGGTGGCCGCCGAAGCCGGTGGGGACGAAGCACGCGAACTGGCGGAGCGGCTCACCGCTCCGCTGGAGTCGGCGACCCGGCTCACGATGCTCAATGTGCTCTCCGCCGCCATGGACGAGATCACCCGCGACCTGGCGCCCGGTTCGGTCGACGTACGGCTGCGGGGGCTCGACCCCGAGTTCGTGGTGACACCTCAGCCGCGCGACACCCTGGCAGCGCCCGCCGAGCCCCTTCAAGCTCCGGCCGCGCCGCCCGTACCCGAGACCGACGAGGGCGGCACCGCCCGCGTCAACCTGCGCCTGCCCGCCCACCTCAAGGCCCGCGCCGAGGAGGCCGCGAGCCGCGAGGGCCTCTCGGTCAACGCGTGGCTGGTGCGCGCGGTGTCCGGCGCGGTCGACGGCGGCACCGGGCCCCGTACGACGGAGAAGAGCCGCACCGTCGGACAGAGCTTCACGGGGTGGGTGCGCTAG
- a CDS encoding ABC transporter permease → MTTTGVETGARDVPELAHGYRPGRTLPLRVELVRQVKRRRTLVMGAVLALLPFVLVAAFAIGGEPGGGGGDGGQRVNLMDTATASAANFAAVSLFVSAGFLLVVPVALFFGDTVASEASWSSLRYLLAAPVPRARLLWSKLAVAFGLSLAAMLLLPLVALGVGAVAYGWGPLDIPTGGALPAGTAVQRLLAVVAFIFVSQLVTAGLAFWLSTKTDNPLGAVGGAVFLTIVGNVLDAVTALGDWRDFLPAHWQFAWADAIQAQPEWGGMIQGASVSVAYAVVLFALAFRGFARKDVVS, encoded by the coding sequence ATGACGACGACCGGAGTCGAGACCGGGGCGCGCGACGTGCCCGAACTTGCCCACGGCTACCGGCCGGGGCGCACGCTCCCGCTGCGCGTGGAGCTCGTCCGCCAGGTGAAGCGGCGGCGCACGCTGGTGATGGGCGCGGTCCTGGCACTGCTCCCGTTCGTGCTCGTCGCCGCGTTCGCGATCGGCGGGGAGCCGGGCGGCGGCGGAGGCGACGGCGGCCAGCGCGTGAACCTGATGGACACGGCCACCGCGTCCGCGGCGAACTTCGCGGCGGTCAGCCTGTTCGTGTCCGCCGGGTTCCTGCTGGTCGTCCCGGTGGCCCTGTTCTTCGGCGACACCGTCGCGTCCGAGGCGAGCTGGTCGAGCCTGCGCTATCTGCTGGCCGCTCCGGTGCCGCGGGCCCGCCTGCTGTGGTCCAAGCTGGCCGTCGCGTTCGGGCTCAGCCTCGCCGCGATGCTGCTGCTCCCGCTGGTCGCGCTCGGCGTCGGCGCGGTGGCGTACGGCTGGGGACCGCTGGACATCCCGACCGGCGGCGCGCTGCCGGCGGGCACGGCGGTGCAGCGCCTGCTGGCCGTGGTCGCGTTCATCTTCGTGTCCCAACTGGTCACGGCGGGGCTCGCGTTCTGGCTGTCGACCAAGACGGACAACCCGCTGGGCGCGGTCGGCGGCGCGGTCTTCCTGACCATCGTCGGCAACGTCCTGGACGCGGTTACCGCGCTCGGCGACTGGCGCGACTTCCTGCCCGCGCACTGGCAGTTCGCCTGGGCGGACGCGATCCAGGCGCAGCCCGAATGGGGCGGGATGATCCAGGGGGCGTCGGTTTCGGTGGCGTACGCGGTGGTGCTGTTCGCGCTGGCGTTCCGGGGGTTCGCGCGTAAGGACGTGGTGTCCTAA
- a CDS encoding SPFH domain-containing protein, translated as MLAVLAFGGLTRCRSGDALGLSLFGRYRGTVRRTGLRWVSPLVLRRRIDVRLRHWRSEPLPAVDADGMALRVEVLVVWRVRDTARALFAVQDHDAYLRGQIEVALARVFSRLPPGAFHESAPTLRDPEAVGAELAQALSEECAAIGVEVLAVRPTRIEYAPEIADAMHRRRIAALDARQRAGVLTSVVDSVEDTLERLAGRGLVELDEYERNALVRDLTVAFARGDSGT; from the coding sequence GTGCTCGCCGTGCTCGCCTTCGGCGGGCTGACCCGGTGCCGGTCGGGCGATGCGCTGGGGCTGAGCCTCTTCGGCCGCTACCGCGGCACCGTGCGGCGCACCGGTCTGCGCTGGGTCAGCCCGCTCGTGCTGCGCCGCCGGATCGACGTACGGCTGCGGCACTGGCGCAGCGAGCCGCTGCCCGCGGTCGACGCGGACGGGATGGCGCTGCGCGTCGAGGTCCTGGTGGTGTGGCGGGTGCGGGACACCGCGCGGGCGCTGTTCGCGGTGCAGGACCACGACGCGTATCTGCGCGGACAGATCGAGGTGGCGCTCGCCCGGGTGTTCTCGCGGCTGCCGCCCGGGGCCTTTCACGAATCCGCGCCGACCCTGCGCGACCCCGAGGCCGTCGGTGCCGAGCTGGCCCAGGCGCTGTCCGAGGAGTGCGCGGCGATCGGCGTCGAGGTGCTCGCGGTGCGCCCGACGCGCATCGAGTACGCGCCGGAGATCGCCGACGCGATGCACCGGCGCCGGATCGCGGCGCTCGACGCGCGGCAGCGGGCGGGCGTGCTGACCAGCGTCGTCGACTCGGTGGAGGACACACTCGAACGGCTGGCGGGGCGCGGCCTCGTGGAGCTCGATGAGTACGAACGCAACGCGCTGGTACGGGACTTGACGGTGGCGTTCGCGCGCGGGGACTCGGGTACGTGA
- a CDS encoding SCP2 sterol-binding domain-containing protein: MSGAEEIAALDFASVTPEEFARIVKGLSAKEIGRIARDEELRTRVLKEVFGRMERQFKPDVAGSLEALIRWKVTGQDEVPEAVYETKISGGTCTVTEGRSDAEPRVTLIMGDADFLKLVSGNSSPVTMFMMRKVKIAGDVALASGLTRYFDIPKA; the protein is encoded by the coding sequence ATGAGCGGTGCCGAGGAGATCGCGGCGCTCGACTTCGCGAGCGTCACGCCCGAGGAGTTCGCGCGGATCGTGAAGGGGCTGTCCGCGAAGGAGATCGGCCGGATCGCGCGGGACGAGGAGCTGCGCACCCGCGTCCTCAAGGAAGTCTTCGGGCGCATGGAGCGGCAGTTCAAGCCGGACGTCGCCGGGTCCCTCGAAGCCCTGATCCGCTGGAAGGTGACCGGCCAGGACGAAGTCCCGGAAGCGGTCTACGAAACCAAGATCTCGGGTGGCACCTGCACGGTCACCGAGGGCCGCTCGGACGCCGAGCCGCGCGTCACGCTGATCATGGGCGACGCCGACTTCCTCAAGCTGGTCTCGGGCAACTCCTCGCCCGTCACGATGTTCATGATGCGCAAGGTCAAGATCGCGGGCGACGTCGCACTCGCCTCCGGCCTGACCCGCTACTTCGACATCCCCAAGGCGTGA
- a CDS encoding TetR/AcrR family transcriptional regulator: MPRQMREQQIIDVGVRVFAKRGYHAASVDEIAELAGISKPMVYLYLDSKEGLFLACLRREAERLVAAFQEAARGAGAAPELRLHAGLSAFFAFVAEHRDSWVVLHRQASELSVAIAAAVADARRAIMAEVAGLIRDGISDSGRGSQLGDEDADFVAHALVGAADSLTDWMEHHPGQSPEGITLRLMNMVWVGMRDVLDGEVWVP, from the coding sequence ATGCCGCGCCAGATGCGCGAGCAGCAGATCATCGACGTCGGCGTGCGGGTCTTCGCCAAGCGTGGCTATCACGCGGCGTCCGTGGACGAGATCGCCGAACTCGCCGGAATCTCCAAGCCGATGGTGTATCTGTACCTGGATTCCAAGGAGGGGCTGTTCCTGGCCTGTCTGCGGCGGGAGGCCGAGCGGCTCGTCGCCGCGTTCCAGGAGGCCGCGCGCGGTGCGGGGGCCGCGCCCGAACTGCGGCTGCACGCCGGGCTCTCGGCGTTCTTCGCGTTCGTCGCCGAGCACCGCGACAGCTGGGTCGTGCTGCACCGGCAGGCCTCCGAGCTGAGCGTGGCGATCGCCGCGGCCGTGGCCGACGCGCGGCGCGCGATCATGGCCGAGGTGGCCGGGCTCATCAGGGACGGCATCTCGGACAGCGGCCGCGGCTCCCAACTCGGCGACGAGGACGCCGACTTCGTCGCGCACGCCCTCGTGGGCGCCGCCGACTCGCTCACCGACTGGATGGAGCACCATCCGGGCCAGTCCCCGGAGGGCATCACGCTGCGTCTGATGAACATGGTGTGGGTGGGGATGCGGGACGTGCTCGACGGTGAGGTCTGGGTGCCGTAG
- a CDS encoding ABC transporter permease yields MSTLTYAVHDSMTMTRRNIKHALRYPMVSLGASMMPILMLVLFVFAFGDSMSGGAGRDAYLEYLTPGIVVMGVASGAMSTSIAVCQDMTEGIINRFRTMNITRSSFMTGHVIGSVLTTTVSLVLVVAVAIALGFRPNANPVEWLAAAGLLVAITFAITWLAAALGLKSKTVESASNKPLLIQFLPFLGSAFVPAESMAPGLRWFAENQPFTPMIETLRGLLTGSAIGNDGWISLAWCAAITVVGYVWSRKLYNVNTER; encoded by the coding sequence ATGAGCACCCTCACGTACGCCGTGCACGACTCGATGACGATGACGCGGCGCAACATCAAGCACGCCCTGCGCTATCCCATGGTCTCGCTCGGCGCGTCCATGATGCCGATCCTGATGCTGGTGCTCTTCGTGTTCGCCTTCGGGGACTCGATGTCGGGGGGCGCGGGGCGGGACGCGTATCTGGAGTATCTGACGCCCGGGATCGTGGTCATGGGGGTCGCCTCCGGGGCCATGTCGACCTCGATCGCGGTCTGCCAGGACATGACCGAGGGCATCATCAACCGCTTCCGCACCATGAACATCACGCGCTCGTCGTTCATGACGGGCCATGTCATCGGCAGCGTCCTCACGACGACGGTGAGCCTGGTGCTGGTCGTGGCCGTGGCCATCGCACTCGGCTTCCGGCCGAACGCGAACCCGGTCGAGTGGCTGGCCGCCGCGGGGCTGCTCGTCGCGATCACGTTCGCGATCACCTGGCTCGCGGCGGCGCTCGGCCTCAAGTCCAAGACGGTCGAGTCGGCGAGCAACAAGCCGCTGCTCATCCAGTTCCTGCCGTTCCTCGGCTCCGCGTTCGTGCCGGCCGAGTCGATGGCGCCGGGCCTGCGCTGGTTCGCCGAGAACCAGCCGTTCACGCCGATGATCGAGACGCTGCGCGGGCTGCTCACCGGTTCCGCGATCGGGAACGACGGGTGGATCTCGCTCGCCTGGTGCGCCGCGATCACCGTCGTCGGCTACGTCTGGTCGCGCAAGCTGTACAACGTCAACACCGAGCGTTGA
- a CDS encoding DUF4097 family beta strand repeat-containing protein codes for MPTYETPEAISVNAHVGAGSIQFTASERPDTVVEVTPSNPKRDKDVRAAEQTEVSFASGVLTVRTKERRMIGPSGGVHVTVELPTGSSVELTGSWTQVLGEGRLGKVRVKTSGGDVRLDTTGPLDLKTAHGSVHVDRVEGMAEITTSSSSLRVGVIDGHAVLKNSYGTTMIDAVTGELRVNGAHGDIEIGRAEGSVAATTAHGALRVADVARGTVQLETSFGAIEVGIREGTAAWLDANADNGQVRNTLTASEAPAESEDSVKVRARTKWGNIDIRRAKH; via the coding sequence ATGCCTACTTACGAGACCCCCGAAGCGATTTCGGTCAACGCCCATGTGGGCGCCGGTTCCATCCAGTTCACCGCGAGCGAGCGCCCCGACACCGTCGTCGAGGTGACGCCCAGCAACCCGAAGCGGGACAAGGACGTGCGGGCCGCCGAGCAGACCGAGGTCTCGTTCGCGAGCGGTGTGCTCACCGTGCGGACGAAGGAGCGCCGCATGATCGGCCCGAGCGGGGGCGTGCACGTGACGGTCGAGCTTCCGACCGGCTCGTCCGTCGAACTGACCGGCTCCTGGACCCAGGTGCTCGGCGAGGGCCGGCTCGGCAAGGTCCGCGTGAAGACCTCGGGCGGCGATGTCCGCCTCGACACCACGGGGCCGCTGGACCTCAAGACGGCGCACGGCTCGGTCCATGTGGACCGGGTCGAAGGCATGGCCGAGATCACCACCAGCTCCAGCAGCCTGCGGGTCGGCGTCATCGACGGTCACGCCGTCCTGAAGAACTCGTACGGCACCACGATGATCGACGCCGTGACCGGTGAGCTGCGGGTGAACGGCGCCCACGGCGACATCGAGATCGGGCGCGCCGAGGGCTCGGTCGCCGCCACCACCGCCCACGGCGCCCTGCGCGTGGCCGATGTCGCCCGCGGCACCGTCCAGTTGGAGACCAGCTTCGGAGCCATCGAGGTCGGCATCCGCGAGGGCACCGCCGCCTGGCTCGACGCGAACGCCGACAACGGCCAGGTCCGCAACACCCTCACCGCCTCCGAGGCGCCCGCGGAGTCCGAGGACTCCGTCAAGGTCCGCGCCCGCACCAAGTGGGGCAACATCGACATCCGCCGCGCCAAGCACTGA
- a CDS encoding AMP-dependent synthetase/ligase, translating to MGVRKDLKRAGARRDLADRVKVELVRGENGAVREARVAALAEPPKDGSTPADIPYRNAEDAPNAVVVRRKEAGEWRPVTAAAFAREVTATAKGLIAAGLEPGGRVALMSRTRYEWQVLDFAIWAAGGQTVPVYATSSPGQIEWIVRDSGATMLIVETPENAVAAGEAVADMPEADRPGIRQIDAGAVLELAALGADVADEEVVKRRAALTPDTIATVCYTSGTTGRPKGCVLTHGNLYAEAANTVELLHPIFKAITGQSASTLLFLPLAHILGRTIQVACMLARIELGHCPSIKPDELRPELRSFRPTFVVGVPYLFEKIHDTGRATAEKLGRGSSFDRADRIAVRYAEAHLERFLNGGKGPGPGLTLAAGLYDLLVYRRVRKELGGRLRYAISGGSPLDRNLNLFFYAAGVMIYEGYGLTETTAAATITPPLRPRPGTVGLPVPGSAVRIADDGEVLIKGGIVFGAYWNNQAATDQVLDGDGWFATGDLGELDDDGYLSITGRKKDILVTSGGKNVSPAVLEDRLRSRSPVGQCIVVGDNRSYVGAVITLEPESVAHWLGVRKMPADTPMSEVIGDPRIVADVQKAVDYANEAVSRAESIRKFTLVEGEFSEENGLLTPSLKIKRTAVMAAYEREIGELYGD from the coding sequence ATGGGCGTACGTAAGGATCTGAAGCGGGCAGGCGCCCGTCGCGACCTGGCCGATCGCGTCAAGGTCGAACTGGTCAGGGGCGAGAACGGGGCCGTGCGCGAGGCGCGCGTCGCGGCGCTCGCCGAGCCGCCGAAGGACGGGTCCACGCCCGCCGACATCCCGTATCGGAACGCCGAGGACGCGCCGAACGCCGTCGTCGTACGGCGCAAGGAGGCGGGGGAGTGGCGGCCGGTCACCGCCGCCGCGTTCGCCCGTGAAGTCACCGCCACCGCCAAGGGGTTGATCGCGGCGGGGCTCGAACCGGGCGGCCGCGTCGCCCTGATGTCGCGCACCCGCTACGAGTGGCAGGTGCTGGACTTCGCGATCTGGGCCGCCGGCGGGCAGACCGTGCCCGTCTACGCGACGTCCTCGCCCGGGCAGATCGAGTGGATCGTGCGGGACTCCGGCGCGACGATGCTGATCGTCGAGACGCCGGAGAACGCTGTCGCGGCCGGCGAGGCCGTCGCCGACATGCCCGAGGCCGACCGCCCCGGCATCCGGCAAATTGATGCAGGTGCCGTGCTCGAACTCGCCGCCCTGGGCGCCGACGTGGCCGACGAGGAGGTCGTCAAGCGCCGCGCCGCGCTCACCCCCGACACCATCGCGACCGTCTGCTACACCTCCGGCACCACCGGCCGGCCCAAGGGCTGCGTCCTCACGCACGGCAACCTGTACGCCGAGGCCGCGAACACCGTCGAGCTGCTCCACCCGATCTTCAAGGCGATCACCGGACAGTCCGCGTCGACCTTGTTGTTCCTGCCGCTCGCGCACATCCTGGGGCGGACGATCCAGGTGGCGTGCATGCTCGCCCGGATCGAGCTCGGGCACTGCCCGAGCATCAAGCCCGACGAGCTGCGGCCCGAACTGCGCTCGTTCCGGCCGACGTTCGTGGTCGGCGTGCCGTATCTCTTCGAGAAGATCCACGACACCGGGCGCGCGACGGCGGAGAAGCTCGGGCGCGGCTCGTCCTTCGACCGCGCCGACCGGATCGCGGTGCGCTACGCCGAGGCGCATCTGGAGCGGTTCCTCAACGGGGGCAAGGGTCCCGGGCCCGGTCTGACCCTCGCCGCCGGGCTCTACGACCTGCTCGTCTACCGGCGCGTGCGCAAGGAACTCGGCGGCCGGCTCCGGTACGCGATCAGCGGCGGCTCGCCGCTGGACCGCAATCTGAACCTGTTCTTCTACGCCGCCGGGGTCATGATCTACGAGGGCTACGGCCTCACCGAGACCACGGCCGCCGCCACGATCACCCCGCCGCTGCGGCCCCGCCCCGGCACCGTGGGCCTGCCCGTGCCCGGCAGCGCCGTCCGGATCGCGGACGACGGCGAGGTGCTCATCAAGGGCGGCATCGTCTTCGGCGCGTACTGGAACAACCAGGCCGCGACCGATCAAGTCCTGGACGGGGACGGGTGGTTCGCGACCGGCGACCTCGGAGAGCTGGACGACGACGGCTACCTGAGCATCACCGGGCGCAAGAAGGACATCCTCGTCACCAGCGGTGGCAAGAACGTCTCGCCCGCCGTCCTTGAGGACCGGCTGCGCAGCCGCTCGCCCGTCGGCCAGTGCATCGTCGTCGGCGACAACCGCTCCTACGTCGGCGCCGTGATCACCCTGGAGCCGGAGTCCGTCGCGCACTGGCTGGGTGTCCGCAAGATGCCCGCCGACACCCCGATGTCCGAGGTGATCGGCGACCCCCGGATCGTCGCGGACGTCCAGAAGGCCGTCGACTACGCCAACGAGGCCGTCTCGCGCGCCGAGTCGATCCGTAAGTTCACGCTGGTGGAGGGCGAGTTCAGTGAGGAGAACGGGCTCCTCACGCCCTCTCTGAAGATCAAGCGGACCGCCGTCATGGCCGCGTACGAGCGCGAGATCGGGGAGCTCTACGGTGACTGA
- a CDS encoding acyl-CoA dehydrogenase family protein: protein MAFSLELGEEQRDLRDWVHGFAADVVRPAAAEWDEREETPWPVIQEAAKIGLYGFESLAEMFGDPSGISLQIANEELFWGDAGIGMALFGTSLAVAGIFSSGTPDQLAEWVPQCYGDEDDPKVAAFCVSEPQAGSDVAAMRTRARYDEAKDEWVLSGQKAWITNGGIANVHVVVASVDPELGSRGQAAFIVPPGTPGLEGAKKIKKLGLRASHTADVFLDDVRVPGHCLLGGRDRLDARLARAREGTSRSRGQAAMSTFEVSRPTVGAQALGIARAAYEYALDYAGEREAFGRPIIENQAIAFALADLRTEIEACRLLIWQASWMARNDKVFDAGQGSMSKLRAGELAVAASEKAIQVLGGAGYSREHPVERMYRDAKIYTIFEGTSEIQRLVIARAISGRQIR, encoded by the coding sequence ATGGCCTTCTCTCTTGAACTGGGCGAGGAACAGCGCGACCTGCGGGACTGGGTGCACGGCTTCGCCGCCGACGTCGTCCGCCCCGCGGCCGCCGAATGGGACGAGCGCGAGGAGACGCCCTGGCCGGTGATCCAGGAGGCTGCCAAGATCGGCCTCTACGGCTTCGAGTCCCTCGCCGAGATGTTCGGCGACCCGAGCGGCATCTCGTTGCAGATCGCCAACGAGGAGCTGTTCTGGGGCGACGCCGGCATCGGCATGGCCCTCTTCGGCACCTCGCTCGCGGTGGCCGGGATCTTCTCCTCCGGCACGCCCGACCAGCTCGCCGAGTGGGTGCCGCAGTGCTACGGCGACGAGGACGACCCCAAGGTCGCGGCGTTCTGCGTCTCGGAGCCGCAGGCGGGTTCGGACGTCGCGGCGATGCGCACGCGGGCCCGCTACGACGAGGCGAAGGACGAGTGGGTCCTGTCCGGCCAGAAGGCGTGGATCACCAACGGCGGCATCGCGAACGTGCACGTCGTCGTCGCCTCCGTCGACCCGGAGCTCGGCTCGCGCGGACAGGCGGCGTTCATCGTGCCGCCGGGCACGCCGGGCCTCGAAGGCGCCAAGAAGATAAAGAAGTTGGGCCTGCGTGCCTCCCACACGGCCGACGTCTTCCTCGACGACGTCCGCGTCCCCGGCCACTGCCTGCTCGGCGGTCGCGACCGGCTGGACGCGCGCCTCGCTCGGGCCCGCGAGGGGACGTCGCGCTCCCGTGGCCAGGCCGCGATGTCCACCTTCGAGGTCAGCCGGCCGACGGTGGGCGCGCAGGCGCTCGGCATCGCGCGCGCCGCGTACGAGTACGCGCTCGACTACGCGGGCGAGCGCGAGGCGTTCGGCCGCCCCATCATCGAGAACCAGGCGATCGCGTTCGCCCTCGCCGACCTGCGCACGGAGATCGAGGCCTGCCGCCTCCTCATCTGGCAGGCGTCCTGGATGGCCCGCAACGACAAGGTCTTCGACGCGGGCCAGGGCTCGATGTCCAAGCTGCGCGCGGGCGAACTGGCCGTCGCGGCGAGCGAAAAGGCCATCCAGGTCCTCGGCGGGGCCGGATACAGCCGGGAACACCCGGTGGAGCGGATGTACCGGGACGCGAAGATCTACACGATCTTCGAGGGCACGAGCGAGATCCAGCGCCTCGTGATCGCACGAGCGATCTCGGGGCGGCAGATCCGCTGA